The sequence below is a genomic window from Pleurocapsa sp. PCC 7327.
CGTCTCGCAAATTTTAGTCGAGAAATCCCTTCTAGGTTGGAAAGAATACGAACTAGAAGTCATGCGCGACTTGGCAGATAATGTCGTCATTATCTGTTCGATTGAAAATATCGATCCGATGGGCGTACATACGGGAGATTCGATTACCGTCGCCCCCGCCCAAACTCTGACGGATAAAGAATATCAGCGCCTGCGGGATTATTCTAAAGCGATTATTCGGGAGATTGGCGTAGAAACGGGCGGATCGAACATTCAATTCGCCGTCAATCCCGTCAACGGCGAGGTCATCGTCATCGAAATGAATCCCCGCGTGTCTCGATCCTCTGCCCTAGCATCGAAAGCGACGGGATTCCCGATCGCTAAATTTGCAGCGAAGTTAGCAGTGGGCTATACTCTCGATGAAATTCCCAACGATATTACCAAGAAAACCCCAGCTTCCTTTGAACCGACCATTGATTACGTCGTCACCAAAATCCCCCGTTTCGCCTTTGAAAAATTCCCAGGCGCACAAGCTATCCTGACGACTCAGATGAAGTCGGTAGGCGAGGCAATGGCAATCGGACGCACCTTCCAAGAATCTTTTCAAAAAGCCTTGCGATCGCTAGAAATTGGTCGTTTTGGCTTCGGTTGCGACAGACAGGAAACCCTCCCTTCTCTCTCCCAAATTCGGGCAAATCTGAGAACGCCCAATCCAGAGAGAATCTTTACCATCCATCACGCCTTCCATTTGGGAATGACGGTGGAAGAACTTTACGAACTTACCGCGATCGATCCTTGGTTTTTGGACAAAATGCAGGAACTTGTAGAAACCGAGAAGTTTCTCAAGCGGACTCCCCTGCACGAAATTACCAAAGAACAAATGCAGTTTATCAAACAGCAAGGATTTAGCGATCGCCAAATCGCCTTTGCGACGAAAACCTCAGAAGACCAAGTGAGAGGTTATCGCAAGCATTTAGGCGTTATCCCAGTCTACAAACTCGTCGATACTTGCGCGGCAGAATTTGAAGCCTTCACGCCTTATTATTACTCTAGCTACGAACCCGAAGAATCGGAAGTCAGATCCTCTGAGAAGCGCAAAGTCATGATTCTCGGCGGAGGACCAAACCGCATCGGACAGGGAATCGAGTTTGACTACTGCTGCTGTCACGCTTCCTTTTCTCTGAGAAATGCAGGGTTCGAGACGATCATGGTCAACTCTAACCCAGAAACTGTTTCTACCGATTACGATACGAGCGATCGCCTTTACTTTGAACCCCTCACCAAAGAAGATGTCCTCAATATCATCGAAGCAGAACGTCCCGAAGGCATTATCGTTCAATTCGGCGGTCAAACGCCCCTCAAATTAGCCGTTCCCTTGCAGGAATACCTAGATGAAAGAGAAGCCAATGGGGCTGATTTCGTGCCCAAAATCTGGGGAACGTCACCGGATTCGATCGATATCGCTGAAGATAGGGAACGATTCGAGCAAATTTTGCGCCAATTAAATATTAGCCAACCGCCTAACGGAATCGCCCGCAGCTACCAAGAATCCCTCTCAATCGCCGGACGAATTGGCTATCCGGTGGTAGTACGTCCTTCCTATGTCTTAGGCGGACGGGCAATGGAAATCGTCTATTCTGACGACGATCTGCAACGATACATGACCTATGCAGTTCAGGTAGAACCCGACCGCCCCATTTTGATCGATAAGTTCCTTGAAAATGCGATCGAAGTCGATGTCGATGCGCTATGCGATTCTACGGGGAAAGTCATCATCGGCGGCATTATGGAACACATCGAAGAAGCGGGGGTTCATTCTGGCGACTCTGCCTGTTCGATTCCTTTTACCTCTTTAGCCAATAGCGCGATCGATACCATTCGTCAGTGGACAGTCAAACTCGCCCAGGCGCTCAAAGTGGTAGGGTTGATTAATATTCAGTATGCCGTACAAGGGGAACGAGTCTATATTCTAGAAGCCAACCCTCGCGCCTCTCGTACCGTTCCTTACGTTTCCAAGGCGACGGGGATTCCTTTAGCCAAGTTTGCTTCTCTCGTCATGTCTGGGAAAACCCTAGAATCGCTAGGCGTTACCTCTGAGTATATTCCTCACCATATCGCTGTTAAAGAGGCTGTATTGCCCTTCGAGAAGTTTCCGGGGACGGATACTCTACTCGGTCCAGAAATGCGGTCTACGGGCGAAGTAATGGGCATTGACAGCGATTTTGGCAGGGCATTTGCCAAGGCAGAAATTGCCGCGGGCGTTCGTCTCGCTACAACAGGAACGGTATTTGTTTCGATGAGCGATCGCGATAAAGTAGCATCGGTTCCTGTCGTTAAGAACCTCATCGATTTAGGATTTAGAGTAGTCGCGACAGCGGGAACGCGCAAAGTCTTGCTAGAAAATGGAATCGATAATGTGGAATTAGTCCTCAAACTCCACGAAGGTCGTCCCCACGTAATTGACTGGATCAAAAACAATTGGATTCAATTCATCATTAATACTCCCAATGGAGAAGAATCCCACACCGATGCGCGCCTAATTCGTCGCACGGCATTGGATTATAAGTTGCCAATTATCACTACTCTCGCTGGTGCCAAGGCAACTGTAGCAGCTATTCGTTCTTTACAGTCCGAACCTTTAGACGTAAAGGCGTTGCAGGATTATATCGCTGGGAACGGTCAATCTGTGGGATAAGCGTTGCCCATCTTCCCGCATCTTATGGTTTTATCGATCTAATATCGGGAATTTCTCTTCCGTCGGAGTGACAACAGAAGAGAAATTCCCGATCGCTGTAGGCATTATACGCCTATTAACTTATCGGCTAAACGTAATTGAAGGAATTACTTTCAAGAGAAAGGTTGCTGGTATTTTGTACCACGGCAATCAGTTCGTCTTGACCCGTCGTTTTTAGGTAAATTGCCGTACCTGCGGGCAATCCTTGCGGAGCAGATCCCAAGGCATAATTACTCGCACTACCCTTAAGTTGAATGATATCACCCTCAGCTTGGCTAAAATCTTGAATCAGAGCATAATCTGCCTGACCCAGAGTATTATTTTGACCGTCGTTGTAGTAGACATTATTGCTATCGCCTAGCCTGAAAGTGTCAGCACCTGCACCGCCTGCGAGCGTATCGATTTCGCCTCTCCCTGGTTGTTGGTTGGTAGCGACACCGACAAGTGTATCCGTTCCATCCCCACCGAGGAGCATATCTTTACCAGAACCGCCGGAGAGATAATCGTCTCCTCCATCGCCATAAACGCGATCGCTACCCGAACCAGCGAATAGTCTGTCGTTACCGCCTTGACCTCTAAGGGTGTCATTTCCTCCATAACCGTAAATGGTTTGAGCAGAAGAGTCGCCAGTCAGTTCGTCGTTTCCGTTGGTGCCCTTAATTCCCCCGGAACCTTGAGTTTCTCCAGAAGGGTTAGGATTGGGGCTAGGCGATGGAGTCGAGGAACCGTCACTCTGAGCTGTGTAGGTGCCTGGGTTGGGATCGCCTGCACCGAATACTTGAGTCCAGTAGCGCTGATAATTGATGCGTCCGCTATCGTTGGCTAGGTAGGCATATCCTACTCCTAGATGAGTGTAGTTGGGATTGAGAATATTCGCACGGTGCCCGGAACTATTCATCCACGCTTGCATGACGGCTTCTGGACTTGTTTGACCGGCAGCAATATTTTCTCCCACAGTTGTCCACCGATAACCCGCTTGAGTAGCGCGATCGCTCGGTCTTGACCCATTACCCGGATCGACGTGACTGAAAAAGTCGCCATTCGCCATACGACCGGAATGACCATCTGCGGCAGCATCTAATTTTTGGCTGAGGCTTAAGGATCTTAAGCCCTGCTTAGCGCGTTCTTGGTTTACGAGTCCGAGTATTCTTTGGTCAAATTGGTCGGTTAGAGTCACAAGTTTCTCCTTTCATTAAAACAACTTAAAGCTGCATTCAGCTCTCATTAATGCTTAGTGCATTAGTTACATTTTTGAATAGTCATTCGCGTTGCAAAGATACACTATAAAATGTAAAAAAATAGATAATCAATTGAAGTGTAAGCTATTGACTATTCCGCGCATTAACTATCTATAAAAGGGTCTAAGCCTTTTTGTTAAAAATATTTAAGCATAGATTTTGAGTCAGTAAATACGCGAATTTACCGATCTTTCTATTTGCAAAGGAAATTTGCGATCGGTATTTTTATCGACTGATTAAATTTACTAATTGTGTTTTTGTTCCGGATCGATTTTTTTTATATAATCTTGACTGTTGTCTACAATATATGAAAAGCATCATGTCGCAGAGTCTAAAACATGAAACGACATGGACTATTTGTTGGCTTATCTACGTTAGACTTCATCTATCTAACTAAAAATATCCCAGAAACTAATCAGAAAATTGTTGCTTTAGACCAAACTATTGCAGCTGGAGGACCTGCTACTAATGCTGCCGTAACGTTTAGTTATCTGGGCGATCGCGCTACATTGCTAAGTGTTATTGGCAACCATTCTATTAGTCAGATAATTCGCTGCGATCTAGAAACTTATTCGGTCAAAATTGTAGATTTAGCGCCAAATCGCACGGAATTACCTTCAGTTTCTTCTATTATCGTCACCCAATCGACAGGAGAACGAGCGGTTATTTCTGCTAATGCTACTAAATTTCAAGCGATTCCCGAACAAATCCCCTCAGATATTTTACAGGATATCGAACTCATTTTAATTGACGGGCATCAAATGGCGCTTAGCGTTGCGATCGCTCAACAAGCTAGAGTAAGAAATATTCCAGTCGCGATCGATGGCGGAAGTTGGAAATCGGGTTTTGAAGAAGTGTTGCCTTTTGTCGATTATGCAATTTGTTCGGCTAATTTTTATCCTCCCAATTGCTATAATCAGGAAGATGTATTTATCTATCTTCAACAAATAGGCATTCCTCACATTGCGATTACTCAAGGTGAAAACCCCATTCAATATCTCTCTCAAGGAGAAAAGGGAGAAATAGAAATTCCTACGATAAAAGCCATCGATACTCTAGGTGCTGGCGATATCTTTCACGGTGCTTTTTGCCACTATATTCTTCAAAAAAATTTTATTGACGCGCTTTCTTGTGCGACTCAGGTTGCCTCTTATTCCTGTCAATTTTTCGGGACTAGGCAATGGATGCAATAAGCCTGTAAAACAGCCAAGTTTATTTCATTCTGACTTTATTTCGCCATGAAATAATACCGTTTTCAAAAATGCCCGCTACAAATCTCTTATTTAATCCATCCACACTTTCCACACACCTCCTTCTCTCTTTATCTGTAGCCAGAAAAGAGGAAATTGATATAAATTTCTTGTCCCCCAAATCTAAAGTCCGTTTAAACTCAAGATTTTGTTCCTTTGGCATCAACGCCTAGAACTATAGTTCTAGGCTCAAATCTCAACTCTATTAAAATAGACTGAAATTCCTATCGAGTCTTCTTGAGAAGACTTTTTTATCAGTCAGGAAATTAATTCCAAGAGTAGTTGTTGAGAATGATACAAGATCTTAATTGCAACTTTAGCATCTCGGACAGAGAATTTATTCTCTATCTACTGATAGGGTTAAATAGCTATCAGAAACTTTGACGTTTTGAGGATACTGAATAGACTGTTTCCCGTGTTTTGATTTGAATCTTGGATAGTTAGCTCTTTTTTCAAAAAAATTATTAAAAGCTACTCTTAGCATATTAGAGTAAACAACGTTCGCTACAAAAGAGGATAGCATAGCATTAAGCGATCGCTTTGAAATTTCTGTAACGCTTATGATATTCAATAGACATGGAGGTGAAATTATGACCGCAGCCTTGCCCAAGCTACTAACCTTCGATGAATTTATTGAACGGTATCCCAACGACGGTAAACGCTACGAACTGCATCAAGGAGTAATAGTTGAGATGCCCCCACCATCTGGCGACCATGAGGATGTTGTCGGTTTTTTGACACGAAAATTAGCAGTCGAAATTGAGCGGCTAAATCTTCCTTTTAATATTCCAAAAACAGGTTTTGTTAGAACCAAGAGTGCTGATTCGTGCTACTTGCCCGATGTATTGGTACTAAACCAAAATAATTTGAAAAACGAGCCACTTTGGAAAAAAGAATCTACAGTTACTCAATCCGAATCAATACCATTGGTAATTGAAGTTGTTTCAAATAACTGGCGGGATGACTACCACAAAAAATATGCCGATTATGAGGAGATGGGCATTCCCGAATATTGGATTGTTGATTATGCTGCCTTGGGTGCGCGTAAGTTTCTCGGAAATCCCAAGCAGCCGACTATTTTCGTGTGCGAGTTAGTAGATGGCGAGTATCAAATGACTCCATTTCAGAGCAATAACCTAATTGTCTCCTCAAATTTTCCCCAATTAAATTTAACCGCGCAACAGATTTTTGACTCGGTTGGCTAAAGTTCAAATAATGAAAAGTGCTATAACTTTTCTTTCAAAGCTAAAGCCTCTTGATAAAAAACAAGGTTTTGACGAGCGATTTTTGCCCAACTATATTGTTGTGCAGTACTATAAGCATTACGACGCAACCACTTTAAATAGGAGCGATCGCAAATTAACCTTTTTATAGTCTCCTCGATCGCGACATCGTCGCGGGGTGGAATAATTAAACCATCATATTTGAGTTAATCTCACTACTGGAATGGGATCGCAAGGCGAGCCTTTCAAGTTCGTCCTCTTTTAACTGCTCTACTGGCGGACAAGATATGAGCTATTACTTGCTTAACTTTTGCTGAATTCGAGACACGATAATATCAACTTCTGGCAACCTTAACTGCATTACTAATAGAACAAAAACTCCCAAGGCAACGCTTGCTGATAGACAAAATTGTAATAACAAAAGCAACAGATTATTACTATCTAAAAGTTTTTCCCATCCCCAATTTACGCCCGAACTTGCTATAGCCGACACGATAGTAATTGCTGTTAACTGTAATAAAGCCAATCCCCATTCACCCAACGGCAAGCCATTAAGTCGGCGGTTTAAAATCCACAAAAATGCTCCCATGGAAGTGATATTAACGCCAACAGTAGCTAAGACTAATCCTGGAGTTTGAAAAGATTGAATCAATAAATAATCTAATCCGGCATTGAGAAAAATATTAAAAATACTGACGCGAAAGGGCGTTTCTCCATCGCCCAAAGCATAAAAGACTCTAACTAAAACATCGCGACCTAAATAAAAGAACATTCCAAATCCATAAGCCATTAAAACGGGAATGACCATTTGAGAAGCTTCCAGATTAAAAGAGCCACGTTCGTAAATTATCCGAATAATTGGAGTGGCTGACGCAATAAAAATTGCTGTCAGAGGTAACATCGTGAGGGCAGTTAATAATAATCCCTGACGAATTCTAAATTTTAATTCTTGCCAATTTTCTGGGGCAGCGAGTTGGGAAAAGACGGGCATAAAAGGCACTAAAATCATATTAGAAATAATGCCCAATGGCGTTAGCACAATGAAATTAGCGTAGCGCATTGCGGCTGCCGCACCTTCAATATAAGAGGCAAAAAATAAATCGGTATAAACGTTAATATGTAACATTCCAGAAGAAAGGGAGGCGGGGATCATGACTCTCATAACATCTCCTACGCCAGGAATGCGCCAATCAAAGCGCAACCGCAACTTACCCATCCCCGACTGAATCTGGGCGTTTAACTGTGCCACCCATTGCAAAAGTCCGCCTGCTAGCGTTCCTCCCGCTAGCACTACTCCCCCTAATTGCAGGTATCGAGAATCGTTAATTTGCTCTCCCAGCAGCCAAGCGAGAACGGCGACACCAATGACGACAGTTAAGCTGGAAAAGAGAGGACTGATACTTGGCAACCAATATTGGTTCGAGGCATTTAGCGTACCGAAACCAATGCCGATCAATCCGGCAAATACGGCTAGCGGTGCCATAATCCGTAGCTGTAGAATAGCGCTAGCTCTTGCTATCCCGTCTAACCCTGGCGCAAGGATATCGATAAACGTTCCGGCAAAGACGACTAGAACGACGGTAACGAGTAACAGGACGATACTGATGAGGGTTGTTACCGTTTCCACGATGGGGGCGGCTTCGGACTTGTTCCGCTTTGCCAAAACACTCACTAAAGCGCTGTGAAAGGGACCGTTAATGCCGCCGAGCAAGATCAGCAGAAAACCGGGAATGACGTAGGCATAGGCGTAGGCGTTGACAACGGCTCCCACGCCAAAAGCCCATGCGATCGCCTGTTCGCGAACTAAGCCAAAGATTTTACTGATCAGGGTGGCAATGGCGACGATGCGCGCGATACCAGCTAGAGAGCGAGGGGATTTTTTCTTCTCAGACACGCCAGTTTCAAAATAACTGCTTGGTCTATTATTTACTCAATTTGGGCGACGGCACAATTGCGACCTTGTTCCTTAGCTCGATACAGTGCTTGGTCAGCCGCCTCAATTAAATTTTTAGGCGACAGCTGTTGAGCCGGTATCTGAGTGGCGATGCCCAAACTCATGGTGACATACTCTCTTACAGGCGAAGATTGGTGGGGAATTTGGAGTTGTAGTACTGCCTTGCGGATTGATTGTGCCACTTGTATCGCTCCTGTAGCGGGAGTGTTGGGCAAGATAATGGCAAACTCCTCTCCCCCGTAACGAGCCACTAAATCCGCCGGACGATTGACAACGCGATCGATCGCTCTCGTCACGGCTTTTAAACAATCATCTCCCTCTAGATGACCATAAGAATCGTTGTAGGGTTTAAAGTAATCGATATCCCCTAAAATTACCGACAAAGGCAATTGTTCTCTTAACATCCGCCGCCACTCTTGTTCGAGATGTTCTTCAAAACGGCGGCGATTGGCTACTCCAGTTAAGCCGTCCGAATTAGCTAGGCGGTGTAAGGTTTGGTTGAGTTGATAGAGTTCCAAGTTCATTTGCTGGAGCGAGGATTGATACCTTTGTCGCTCTTCTTCCACTCGTTTGTATTCGGTAATGTTTGTTTGAACGGCGATGTAGTGAGTTACTTTTCCCGCTTCATCTCTTATGGGAGAAATCGAAATATCATTCCAAAATAGCGTTCCATCTTTGCGATAGTTACGCACGGTGACCCGGCACTCTTTTTGTTGTCGGATAGCTTGTCGGATGATTTCGAGGGCGGGTTGCTTTCTATCTTCTCCCTGCAAGAAGCGGCAGTTTTTTCCTATGGCTTCTGCCGATGAATACCCTGTCATGCGTTCAAAACCTGGATTGACGTAAATAACCGGGTTATAGGGCGCGTTTGCATCGGTAATGACAATGCCGTTAGGAGTAGCAGCGATCGCGCGATCGAGTAGTAGTAAATTAAGCTGAGGTTGGGGATGAAATCGATGGACGATCTCGTTGAGGCGGAGTTGCTCTTCTAGTTTGGCATCTTTTTGGGCGAGTTGTTTTTGCAGGGCACTCAATTTGAGTTGCGTTTCTACCCGCATGATTACTTCTTCGGGTTGGTAAGGTTTAGCAATATAATCTGCTCCTCTAACAGCAAACGCTCTCGCTTTATCAAAGCTTGCGTCTAACTTGCTTAAGAAAATTACGGGAATTTCTTTGGTTGTTTCTATCGTTTTTAGTTGCTGGTAGAGTTCGTAACCGTTCAAACGCGGAAGCTTAACATCGAGTAAAATTAAATCGGGCGGCATTGTCTGTGCTGCCATGATTGCCATTTCTCTATCGAGGGCTTGTCTGATTTGATAGCCGCGCTCGACGAGCAGGCTTGACAGGACGCAAAGGTTGCCTACTTTATTTTCAACTACTAAAATATCTGCCTTATACTCCTGCTCAAAAATAGAAACATTAGGACTCAGCCATGACAATCGGTAGCTTGAAAGATAAAGTTAACGTTCGCGGGGTCGAGCATTATTATGAATGGATTCGCCAGCCTCAAACTTCCTCCAAACCCGTGATGGCGTTCGTTCACGGATGGGGAGGATCGTCGCGGTATTGGCGCAACACGGCAAGGGCACTCAGCGATCGCTTCGATTGTTTGCTATACGATCTTAGGGGATTTGGACGTTCTTGCCTCCCCCACTCCTCAACCGAGAGTTCGTCGTTCAAACTAAGTTACGAACTTGAAGAATATGCCAAAGATTTAGGGGTTTTACTCGATGCTTTACATGTAGATAAAATCTATCTTCACGGTCACTCAATGGGCGCATCGGTAGCTGCTTGGTTTCTCACATTATATCCCGAACGAGTCAAACGGGCAATTTTAGTCTGTAATGGCATATTTGAATACGATGAAAAAGCTTTTGCTGCTTTTTATAAATTTGGCGGTTACGTTGTCAAATTTCGCTATAAGTGGTTTTTAAATATTCCCTTTGCCGATCGCGTATTTATGTCGCGATTTCTTCATCGTCCCATTAGTAAACAAGATCGGCGAGCTTTTTTAGAAGATTTTCTCTTAGCAGACTATGAAGCAGCTTTAGGAACGATTTACACTTCCGTCAGTAAAAAAGCTGTAGAAATTATGCCGCAGAAATTCGCCCAAATTAGCGTGCCAACTTTGTTAATTTCTGGCGAGAAAGATATCATCATTCCTACCGTTATGGGCCGTCAAGCTGCTGCTTTAAATGAGGCAATTGAATATGTAGAAATTCCCAAAACCGCTCATTTTCCTATGTTGGAAGATGCCGAGACTTATCTGTCGAGAGTGCGAGAATTTTTAGAAAATGAAAATTAAATTAATAGTTAGTAGTTATTAGAATTTTTTTAATAACTAACCACTAACCAATAACAAAATTACAATGGTCTATAAACTCGGTAATTAATCTTCGGGAAAATATTGTCCATCGCTTCTACTTTTGCCAACCAACCCGAATCGATTTTTTCTGCTTTAATGTCTTCATAGAGTTTATTAAAGCGCAGCAAGTGCGATCGCGTCCGGCGTACCGCATAGGGCACCATCGTTCCCGTGCGCATGATAAACGCCCAGTCCGACGATTGCGCCAGCAGCAACTCCCGCGCTGCTTGATTGAGGGCGCGTTCTTCGAGTTCGTCTGCGGCTTCTCTTCGACTCAGTTCGATCATGCGTTCTGTGGCTTTGTGCAGGTGGGGATAAATCCAAGCATTGGTATTGTTGAGCCAATATTCGTGAAATCCCTTATGACCCCAACTTGACTGAGAGGGACGGCACACCTGTTGCGTGGGATGGCGACGCAAATAATCTGCTAGGTGAGTCATTTCATAAGTACTTTGGTCGTACCAAGACTTGCGGAACAAATAATCGATAAACCAAGGTCCTTCGTACCACCAGTGCCCGAACAGTTCGGCATCGTAGGGCGACACCACAATTGGCGGACGCTGCATTATTGCTGCCAAATGTCCGACTTGCTGCTCCCGATTATACATGAAGTTACCTGCGTGTTCT
It includes:
- a CDS encoding Uma2 family endonuclease produces the protein MTAALPKLLTFDEFIERYPNDGKRYELHQGVIVEMPPPSGDHEDVVGFLTRKLAVEIERLNLPFNIPKTGFVRTKSADSCYLPDVLVLNQNNLKNEPLWKKESTVTQSESIPLVIEVVSNNWRDDYHKKYADYEEMGIPEYWIVDYAALGARKFLGNPKQPTIFVCELVDGEYQMTPFQSNNLIVSSNFPQLNLTAQQIFDSVG
- a CDS encoding alpha/beta fold hydrolase, translating into MTIGSLKDKVNVRGVEHYYEWIRQPQTSSKPVMAFVHGWGGSSRYWRNTARALSDRFDCLLYDLRGFGRSCLPHSSTESSSFKLSYELEEYAKDLGVLLDALHVDKIYLHGHSMGASVAAWFLTLYPERVKRAILVCNGIFEYDEKAFAAFYKFGGYVVKFRYKWFLNIPFADRVFMSRFLHRPISKQDRRAFLEDFLLADYEAALGTIYTSVSKKAVEIMPQKFAQISVPTLLISGEKDIIIPTVMGRQAAALNEAIEYVEIPKTAHFPMLEDAETYLSRVREFLENEN
- the carB gene encoding carbamoyl-phosphate synthase large subunit, which codes for MPRRDDIRKILLLGSGPIVIGQACEFDYSGTQACKALREEGYEVVLVNSNPATIMTDPETADRTYVEPLTPEIVEKVIAKEKPDALLPTMGGQTALNIAVALAKSGVLEKYNLELIGAKLDAIEKAEDRELFKKAMQRIGVPVCPSGIANNIEEAKAIAQEIGSYPLIIRPAFTLGGTGGGIAYNQEEYEQMAQYGIDASPVSQILVEKSLLGWKEYELEVMRDLADNVVIICSIENIDPMGVHTGDSITVAPAQTLTDKEYQRLRDYSKAIIREIGVETGGSNIQFAVNPVNGEVIVIEMNPRVSRSSALASKATGFPIAKFAAKLAVGYTLDEIPNDITKKTPASFEPTIDYVVTKIPRFAFEKFPGAQAILTTQMKSVGEAMAIGRTFQESFQKALRSLEIGRFGFGCDRQETLPSLSQIRANLRTPNPERIFTIHHAFHLGMTVEELYELTAIDPWFLDKMQELVETEKFLKRTPLHEITKEQMQFIKQQGFSDRQIAFATKTSEDQVRGYRKHLGVIPVYKLVDTCAAEFEAFTPYYYSSYEPEESEVRSSEKRKVMILGGGPNRIGQGIEFDYCCCHASFSLRNAGFETIMVNSNPETVSTDYDTSDRLYFEPLTKEDVLNIIEAERPEGIIVQFGGQTPLKLAVPLQEYLDEREANGADFVPKIWGTSPDSIDIAEDRERFEQILRQLNISQPPNGIARSYQESLSIAGRIGYPVVVRPSYVLGGRAMEIVYSDDDLQRYMTYAVQVEPDRPILIDKFLENAIEVDVDALCDSTGKVIIGGIMEHIEEAGVHSGDSACSIPFTSLANSAIDTIRQWTVKLAQALKVVGLINIQYAVQGERVYILEANPRASRTVPYVSKATGIPLAKFASLVMSGKTLESLGVTSEYIPHHIAVKEAVLPFEKFPGTDTLLGPEMRSTGEVMGIDSDFGRAFAKAEIAAGVRLATTGTVFVSMSDRDKVASVPVVKNLIDLGFRVVATAGTRKVLLENGIDNVELVLKLHEGRPHVIDWIKNNWIQFIINTPNGEESHTDARLIRRTALDYKLPIITTLAGAKATVAAIRSLQSEPLDVKALQDYIAGNGQSVG
- a CDS encoding CAP domain-containing protein; translated protein: MTLTDQFDQRILGLVNQERAKQGLRSLSLSQKLDAAADGHSGRMANGDFFSHVDPGNGSRPSDRATQAGYRWTTVGENIAAGQTSPEAVMQAWMNSSGHRANILNPNYTHLGVGYAYLANDSGRINYQRYWTQVFGAGDPNPGTYTAQSDGSSTPSPSPNPNPSGETQGSGGIKGTNGNDELTGDSSAQTIYGYGGNDTLRGQGGNDRLFAGSGSDRVYGDGGDDYLSGGSGKDMLLGGDGTDTLVGVATNQQPGRGEIDTLAGGAGADTFRLGDSNNVYYNDGQNNTLGQADYALIQDFSQAEGDIIQLKGSASNYALGSAPQGLPAGTAIYLKTTGQDELIAVVQNTSNLSLESNSFNYV
- a CDS encoding diguanylate cyclase domain-containing protein is translated as MSWLSPNVSIFEQEYKADILVVENKVGNLCVLSSLLVERGYQIRQALDREMAIMAAQTMPPDLILLDVKLPRLNGYELYQQLKTIETTKEIPVIFLSKLDASFDKARAFAVRGADYIAKPYQPEEVIMRVETQLKLSALQKQLAQKDAKLEEQLRLNEIVHRFHPQPQLNLLLLDRAIAATPNGIVITDANAPYNPVIYVNPGFERMTGYSSAEAIGKNCRFLQGEDRKQPALEIIRQAIRQQKECRVTVRNYRKDGTLFWNDISISPIRDEAGKVTHYIAVQTNITEYKRVEEERQRYQSSLQQMNLELYQLNQTLHRLANSDGLTGVANRRRFEEHLEQEWRRMLREQLPLSVILGDIDYFKPYNDSYGHLEGDDCLKAVTRAIDRVVNRPADLVARYGGEEFAIILPNTPATGAIQVAQSIRKAVLQLQIPHQSSPVREYVTMSLGIATQIPAQQLSPKNLIEAADQALYRAKEQGRNCAVAQIE
- the murJ gene encoding murein biosynthesis integral membrane protein MurJ; translation: MSEKKKSPRSLAGIARIVAIATLISKIFGLVREQAIAWAFGVGAVVNAYAYAYVIPGFLLILLGGINGPFHSALVSVLAKRNKSEAAPIVETVTTLISIVLLLVTVVLVVFAGTFIDILAPGLDGIARASAILQLRIMAPLAVFAGLIGIGFGTLNASNQYWLPSISPLFSSLTVVIGVAVLAWLLGEQINDSRYLQLGGVVLAGGTLAGGLLQWVAQLNAQIQSGMGKLRLRFDWRIPGVGDVMRVMIPASLSSGMLHINVYTDLFFASYIEGAAAAMRYANFIVLTPLGIISNMILVPFMPVFSQLAAPENWQELKFRIRQGLLLTALTMLPLTAIFIASATPIIRIIYERGSFNLEASQMVIPVLMAYGFGMFFYLGRDVLVRVFYALGDGETPFRVSIFNIFLNAGLDYLLIQSFQTPGLVLATVGVNITSMGAFLWILNRRLNGLPLGEWGLALLQLTAITIVSAIASSGVNWGWEKLLDSNNLLLLLLQFCLSASVALGVFVLLVMQLRLPEVDIIVSRIQQKLSK
- a CDS encoding sugar kinase, with protein sequence MKRHGLFVGLSTLDFIYLTKNIPETNQKIVALDQTIAAGGPATNAAVTFSYLGDRATLLSVIGNHSISQIIRCDLETYSVKIVDLAPNRTELPSVSSIIVTQSTGERAVISANATKFQAIPEQIPSDILQDIELILIDGHQMALSVAIAQQARVRNIPVAIDGGSWKSGFEEVLPFVDYAICSANFYPPNCYNQEDVFIYLQQIGIPHIAITQGENPIQYLSQGEKGEIEIPTIKAIDTLGAGDIFHGAFCHYILQKNFIDALSCATQVASYSCQFFGTRQWMQ